AAAACCGCCTCCAAGAGGCGATAAGAGACGCTGATGAATGGGAagcggagagaaagagagcaccgCCATTGCCGTCTCGGAGCCTTTTATCCGGTATCCCCGATGACGTCACATAATTCTCGCATAAGAAATCCTCCCACAACGCCACCTACGGACTCAGaaataattaatcacacagatacacataacactgtccttctctgttgtttgtatggagtccttaccctatgtgtatCGATGTTTCTcatctcccgagacttccccttaccttctcgtttatccgagttcccgtttcatccggttccctgttttgttttgttggtctcccaagactgtttattttgtatttccctttttgtacaataaaccatacttgcaattggatccacCCTCACCTTGTGTTTTCCTAAAACCCAGTCATCACAGTGCATGCATTTATTACCACTCGCTTAGACTATTGTAACGCTCTTTTCTCTGGCTTACAAGCTCAGTTCATCGTTCGTCTGCAGTACATTCTAACTTCTGCTGCCAGATTATTAACTTCCacgaaaaaatgtttttacatcaaCCCCCCTTGTTATCAATGTTTGTTGCTTTGGTGTACCATGTTCAGCGTACTTGAGCTCGGGAaaagttttatataaattaaaggtcccgttttacgcgcttttttgaagctttgattgtgtttacaatgtgcaatataacatgtgttcatgtttcgtgtgaaaaaacacagtttttttcacacagttcacctatctgtatactgctgttttcactgtcacaaaaacgggctgatgacttccttgttctatgaatcccctccttcagaaatacgtaacgggttctgattgggccagcggttcctgtgctgtgattcgacagcagctgagagcaggctgtcctcctggtaacgcgattgggctagaacgcacgtgctggagatgtatttatagtcacaggagcgtttttactgacgagatgtgcatgaaaaccgcatttgtttttttgcacagccctaacatctagttaacaaagataaacagcgttgccctttgtgtaataagttacagaaactgttaaacgcaccaacttaaataataaaatacacttaccagttgtggtccataaacaacgccttctccagacaaagagggaactgctccatcttttccacaagttgtcctcagcaagctgtcctcagcaaaatgagctgcacatagttttacaatgtgcattataattttcgggaaccgagttaaacataaattgtaaccattaatctcacagtacagcgttcctgggaagcccaaacaaaggtgattggactcagagacgAAAAAACTgcgtttcaacaacatggcgacaaaaacaaacagctcttccttcttctccgtcggagggcaacaaggccacgccccctgtttgtgaattcatgtgggcggtggttagtcaaaaaaactgttttagtgacgttattactacaggaactagaaggctgtagtccaaacgggtcgttttttgtaggcaaattctgttaaatcaaatatctcgcttggcattgaactttgagctttagaattttacagatattatttatactctaacaacaacattacacactaactaaagtttaaaacatggaatcacgaagaaggggacctttaaacatattattataactttaattgtatgcattttcattatatatgtaCAAGATACTGTAAACCGAGATTAAAGTGtaaagatttatttgtttattaaaacattacatttttgatttctaattaattaaaatagatatatttaCACTAACGTGAAAGGCAAGGGAGTAATTATTTCTTCTTTAAAACTCTGAGTTTTTAAATAAGTGTGGCATTTGAATGTCACTGTTCCCCAAAATCAAATGCGAGCTGTTCGTTTTCAATGATTTGTATTATGAGAAGAGTTCAAGCATTTTGTAAAACAAGAATTTAGCAAAAAGCTTGTTTTACAATTGCAAACTGAAGGTGAAGCAGATAATAtgcttcagttcagttcagattttGGATGTAAAGTGTGTAAGCAATTTTAAATCTTTGTACGAAAGAATGCTGACTGGCAAATGTAATGAATTACCatgcaaaaacatttacatatatcaGAGCCCCTCACTCTGtcaatttattttggaatagtaaACCACTGACATAATCTCTTACATATAtgaaaaagttataataaatGTAGTGTACAAAGACATGATGATTTTGATTGTTTGTGTGCATTACAGCTTCATCAATCTCTTTCCTTGATCACTGTAGTTTTGATGATGAATCTCTGTGTCAGATGAGTGTCTGTTCTACTGGGGATTATGGCTGGCAAAGATTAAATTCACTGAGTGGCATCAGTGTGACTGACCACACTTACCTGGGCAAAGAACAAAATGGTGAGATGTGTTACAATCAGTGAATGTGACATTTCTGTTTTGATAAAGTTTCTGATATGTGCATTTGCATAGAATGAATGATGAATTAGAACTATCccaaaaaaaatgattcatttccATCTACCCTCATTACTGCAGGTGCGTCGTTCTTCATGCACTTCAGCACTGAGGGCAAAAACCAGTCAGACACAGCCAGACTAGAGAGCAAGACAATGACCCCTACAAGAGACTGCAAAGTCCAGTGCCTGCAGTTCTACTACTATCACAGTGGCAATGAATCTGACCAGCTCAACATCTGGATTCGAGAGTACCAGAATGATATGGACAGTAGAGGAACTCTCAGTCTAATGGATCAGATTACAGGTCTGCCTCTTTATACTTACCAAACATGTAAGCCTGTATATCAAGATGTTCCTTAAATTTTCAAAATCACTGACAGTTTAATTTCTCGCAGGACCCCCTGGTAATTACTGGAAATTCCATCATGTGCCACTGAATGCTAATAATACCTTCCAAGTTGTATTTGAAGCACGTAAAAGAGCTGGAAACAACAGTGGAGGCTTTTCACTGGATGATATCAATATTTCAGAGACTGAGTGTCCCCACGTGTGGCAGATAAGAGACTTTAATGTTTTGAACAATAGTGAGCCATCCACTTCAGTGTACAGTCCATTGTATTACTCCAGTGATGGTTATCGCTTTCAGGCTCGCTTAATGATGTATCCAAATTACTTTTATATATCTGTTCGTCCTGTATCTGGTACATATGACGAACAGTTACAGTGGCCTTGTCCATGGAGACAAATAACCTTCCAGATGCTTGACCAGAATCCACACATACAGAAGCAAATGTCCTTGGAGCTAAGCCTCACGACTGAACCTGATTCGGCTTCTTCTAGTGAGCtctaatgcaattaaaaaaaaaaaaaaatgattatttttacaTAGTTGAAGATCAGAGTTGTTATACAAAGCTTTAAGTCTTTTAAAAAGGCTTTTTCTCCCTAATAGGGTATTATTGGGCCAATCCTCGAAATGGTGGAAATCAAGTCATAATCGGCAGTGAGTCTGTATTCGTGGGTGCTTGGGTTGTTTATCCATATTCCATAATCAAATATGATCTGACTAGAAGAGAGTTTGTAAAGGGTGATGACATCATATTTCTATTCAGCATGCAAGGTAGGTTTTATAATGTAGCCACAGAAAACAAGATCGACTTCTTAAGTGAAAGTTCTTAGATAGTtcacacaattattttttttttaactatatgtcattgaaaattctgccatgtattactcaccctcatgtcgttgcaAAGCCGTAAGAGCTTTGCTCATCTTCAGAgaaaatattatgatattttttataaaatcttcAATAATTCTTCTCCAAGTCAAAATCCTCTGCCATTATGGAGAGTACCACGAGTCCATGACACATGTGCGTGATGTTGCTGGTACACGCATGTGCTGTGCCTTGTTTACAAGGACTTGAATTTCATGACAGtatcttcatttgttttctgaagattaacaaaggtcttatgggtttgaaattaCATGAGGGTGGATAATTAATGACAACatgttcagttttgggtgaactatctttttaagAGCAAACTACACACAATTAGAATGATGATAAATATTCAGTTGTATGCTGATATTTTTCCATTGTGTCTCACTTTCTGAGAACCAATTTACATAAATGTTGTTCACCAATCCAGATATCTCAGGGCTACTTGAGAAGGACTCTCTACCCTGCCCTAAAGTAAGTGTGGAGAAATTAAATGTTTCTCTGGATGCGACTGCCCAGCAGGGACCATGTGTTCCAAGGTGAATGTCCTTTTAACCATTGTTGTATCATCATTCAAAACACACAAagctataataaaatatacataattaaaaatataaaaaaatataaacaatataaaaatacagtcACCATTGTATTTAAGAAATAATGTATAAGAGTGTAATGTATGTTGTGTGAATATATTTACAACTAAAGGGCAATGTTTTACCATTTGTATGtctaatttattttgaaattatactACAAAATTAATTTAGCATGTGATGATAAAAACCTaacagtttctttttcttttcttttttttggtttacCAGAGTTCTTCCTACAGCTTCACCAGGACCCACTGAGTAAGACATAGTCTCATAGTAACAATTTTTCATAAGGTTGAGGACCACTTCTTTATTGTTTCATTGTAATATGTGACACTAAACCACAAAATCAGCCATAAGGGCCCTTTtcatatcttaatggaacatgatatttatttaatatcctaatgatttttgccatacatgaaaaatctataattttgacccatacaatgtttatttttatttacttcttGGTTACGGCTAAAATTATCCCAAAGCGATTTAAGACTCTTTTTTTAAGGTTctgtagtccagggtcacatatgtgacCATAAGTAAAATGCTGTGCAATACTGTGAATATAGTCAAAGGTAAAGTGTGCTGTTAGACACAACACACactatattattaacaatatttatcTTACCATGTGTGCTTCTTTTCCTTTAGTGAATGTGCTGGCATCATGGCTTCCTCTCTGATCATCGTTGTGGTTTCCTTTCTTTTGCTAATGAGTTAAAAATGAGGAATCACTATTTTTAACCATATGTCTGACTACACATGAGTTCAGTGCCAAAGAACAGCATCTATCTTCAGCTTCCTCCTTCATGATCATTAAATGTGaattgttaattaatacattgtttatacatttttctatattCATTTAACACCaatcaatattacattttattttttaatcattatgttTACAAATTTATTATCAGACTTTCATAATGTATGATTATAcattctttgtttaaaaatactaaTCTAACCTTTTTTTAATTGGATAAGTAATAAAACAATGCTGCAAGTACtgtaactaattaaataaatattacaaaaatgttcAAGTTTATTGTATGATTTATTGAATGTAAGACAAATTGTTTTATGAAAAGGGGCATACAAACTCAACCTGTAAATGCAAGATTTTGGTGGCATTGGCACATGATAGAGCTGCCACTGTGAACAAAAACTGCAAAGGCCAGGGTATACTTCAAActaattcattttcattgttcATTTGGGGGCAAAAAGAAGTTCAAAAAGGCTGAGTGACTGTATACTGTTTTCAAAAATTCGATTAGCCCCATTTCAGCACAGCCAAAGAGCTCAGAGACAGCCTCCATGACCGTTACTGGACAAACAAGAGTTTAGAATTTCCCTCAAAGTCATGAAGCTACAAACTTAAAAACAGCCTTGGATTAAAAGAGAAGTTTGTGTATTGTGGAAGGAATGTAGAAGGGCAGAAAGAAAATGTAGAAAGGGCAAATTACAAGTTTCTTATCAGTTATTGCAAAATATTTGGTCAAATTTCAAGATTCAGTTGCTTTGCAAAGTTCTAAATATTTGTCCGATCTGATTTGTCCAAATTCCCAAAGCTTATGTTCTCTAGCATTAATTCTGTATTAAATCTTCCTTCTTGGATTGGTGTTGGTCATAGCCCAGAGTTGTGTGAGAAGTTTTCAGCGTCTTCATGAGTAAAATTGCATGTAATAAATCTCAGAGTAGTTATGAACTCATTACAGCAGTTTTGGTATTTACCTCCTATCTCGCACTTGCTCTCTTGGTGTTATACCAACTACACTACTAATGGAAGTGTTGGACGCAGTAGCACCAAATATTATTTCCGTTATCAACATTTCCTTTCAGACAGGTTCATTTCCATCCTGTTTTAAAGACTGATCAATTAACATATAacactatgtggtgatgacgtAGAAGGACTACATGAGAACCACTATAGATAAGTTCACTCTGctgccttgttattattttcatacaCACTGCACTATAATGCGATTCATGCAAAATACATAGAtttggccgttacaaagtctcTATATAAATATGCGTACAtcatctgcaga
This DNA window, taken from Carassius auratus strain Wakin chromosome 14, ASM336829v1, whole genome shotgun sequence, encodes the following:
- the LOC113113425 gene encoding meprin A subunit beta-like isoform X1, translated to MWFPCSFGSQCCLRLDVCVSLEPHPLSAHSLSQGHLPSGLFPAVPVPSSPAASRRHHPDNSPSLRHQLDSSPLHYPLGVSLSHCHCLLILALDLCHGSPIEWKDIPNINIGLNLTEGDIMMPKERSAILGNRWDIPVPYKLTANLSLNYKGVILRAFEQYRLKSCIDFKPRAAEDFYISAESHTGCWSYVGRISPGGQTLSIGNGCGIKSIVEHEFLHALGFWHEQSRYDRDNYVTINFANIIKGQESNFVKYSENQTTTQGTPYDYYSVMHYNKNAFSNGNGNTIITKLPEFQDVIGQRLDFSEYDVIELNTRYKCTSSISFLDHCSFDDESLCQMSVCSTGDYGWQRLNSLSGISVTDHTYLGKEQNGASFFMHFSTEGKNQSDTARLESKTMTPTRDCKVQCLQFYYYHSGNESDQLNIWIREYQNDMDSRGTLSLMDQITGPPGNYWKFHHVPLNANNTFQVVFEARKRAGNNSGGFSLDDINISETECPHVWQIRDFNVLNNSEPSTSVYSPLYYSSDGYRFQARLMMYPNYFYISVRPVSGTYDEQLQWPCPWRQITFQMLDQNPHIQKQMSLELSLTTEPDSASSRYYWANPRNGGNQVIIGSESVFVGAWVVYPYSIIKYDLTRREFVKGDDIIFLFSMQDISGLLEKDSLPCPKVSVEKLNVSLDATAQQGPCVPRVLPTASPGPTDECAGIMASSLIIVVVSFLLLMS
- the LOC113113425 gene encoding meprin A subunit beta-like isoform X2, encoding MHLFSFLLLSLALDLCHGSPIEWKDIPNINIGLNLTEGDIMMPKERSAILGNRWDIPVPYKLTANLSLNYKGVILRAFEQYRLKSCIDFKPRAAEDFYISAESHTGCWSYVGRISPGGQTLSIGNGCGIKSIVEHEFLHALGFWHEQSRYDRDNYVTINFANIIKGQESNFVKYSENQTTTQGTPYDYYSVMHYNKNAFSNGNGNTIITKLPEFQDVIGQRLDFSEYDVIELNTRYKCTSSISFLDHCSFDDESLCQMSVCSTGDYGWQRLNSLSGISVTDHTYLGKEQNGASFFMHFSTEGKNQSDTARLESKTMTPTRDCKVQCLQFYYYHSGNESDQLNIWIREYQNDMDSRGTLSLMDQITGPPGNYWKFHHVPLNANNTFQVVFEARKRAGNNSGGFSLDDINISETECPHVWQIRDFNVLNNSEPSTSVYSPLYYSSDGYRFQARLMMYPNYFYISVRPVSGTYDEQLQWPCPWRQITFQMLDQNPHIQKQMSLELSLTTEPDSASSRYYWANPRNGGNQVIIGSESVFVGAWVVYPYSIIKYDLTRREFVKGDDIIFLFSMQDISGLLEKDSLPCPKVSVEKLNVSLDATAQQGPCVPRVLPTASPGPTDECAGIMASSLIIVVVSFLLLMS